The following are from one region of the Prionailurus bengalensis isolate Pbe53 chromosome A2, Fcat_Pben_1.1_paternal_pri, whole genome shotgun sequence genome:
- the IGFBP3 gene encoding insulin-like growth factor-binding protein 3, with protein sequence MQRARPALWAAALTALALLRGPPAARAGAGAAGAGPVVRCEPCDARALAQCAPPPAASACSELVREPGCGCCLTCALREGQPCGVYTERCGAGLRCQPPPGEPRPLQALLDGRGLCTNASAAGRLRAYLLPAPPTPGNSSESEEEHSAGSMQGQPFPSTHRLPDTKLQPLHTKMDVIKKGHAKDSQRYKLDYESQSTDTQNFSSESKRETEYGPCRREVEDTLNRLKFLDTLSPRGIHIPNCDRKGFYKKKQCRPSKGRKRGFCWCVDKYGQPLPGFDARGKGDVHCYSMDSK encoded by the exons ATGCAGCGGGCGCGCCCTGCGCTCTGGGCCGCGGCGCTGACCGCGCTGGCGCTACTCCGCGGGCCGCCGGCGGCTCGGGCCGGCGCGGGCGCGGCGGGCGCGGGCCCCGTGGTGCGCTGCGAGCCGTGCGACGCGCGCGCTCTGGCCCAGTgcgcgccgccgcccgccgcgtCCGCGTGCTCCGAGCTGGTGCGGGAGCCCGGCTGCGGCTGCTGCCTGACGTGCGCCCTGCGCGAGGGCCAGCCGTGCGGCGTCTACACCGAGCGCTGCGGTGCTGGCCTCCGCTGCCAGCCGCCGCCCGGCGAGCCGCGCCCGCTGCAGGCGCTGCTGGACGGCCGCGGGCTCTGCACCAACGCCAGCGCCGCCGGCCGCCTGCGCGCCTACCTGCTGCCCGCGCCGCCCACGCCAG GAAACAGCAGTGAGTCGGAGGAGGAGCACAGTGCGGGGAGCATGCAGGGCCAGCCCTTCCCCAGCACACACCGGCTGCCTGACACCAAGCTCCAGCCCCTGCACACCAAGATGGATGTCATCAAGAAGGGCCACGCCAAGGACAGCCAGCGCTACAAGCTGGACTACGAGTCCCAGAGCACTGACACCCAGAACTTCTCCTCCGAGTCCAAGCGGGAGACAGAATAT GGGCCCTGCCGCCGGGAGGTGGAGGACACCCTGAACCGCCTCAAGTTCTTGGACACGCTCAGCCCCAGGGGCATCCACATCCCCAACTGCGACAGGAAGGGCTTCTACAAGAAAAAGCAG TGCCGCCCGTCCAAGGGCAGGAAGCGAGGCTTCTGCTGGTGCGTGGACAAGTACGGGCAGCCGCTGCCGGGCTTCGACGCCAGGGGGAAGGGTGACGTTCACTGCTACAGCATGGACAGCAAGTAG